The following coding sequences are from one Saprospiraceae bacterium window:
- the fbp gene encoding class 1 fructose-bisphosphatase → MSRRITLDEFIIQNEQMFPLSTGEFSGLLRHIGIAAKIVNRIVNKAGLMDVFGIEGTVNTSGDTVQKLDIYTNELMIEYLRNSGLCAGVASEELDEYISFPAVKSSPHKYIVVMDPLDGSSNIDVNISVGTIFGIYERISPVGSPAVWGDFLQKGTHLIAAGYVLYGTSTMFVFTTGMGVNGFTYDRGIGEFCLSHPQMAMPEDGPYYSVNQSYYSDFTNEIKNFISYCVDQKKMLRYIGSMVADIHRTICLGGVFMYPSTSKNISGKLRMLYECNPLSFIVEQAGGVSINEQNERILDIEISELHQRSPIIIGSKKLVDKAASFR, encoded by the coding sequence ATGTCACGAAGAATAACATTGGACGAATTTATTATCCAGAACGAGCAAATGTTTCCTTTGTCAACAGGAGAGTTTTCAGGGCTGTTGAGGCATATCGGAATTGCAGCTAAAATCGTCAATCGGATAGTGAATAAAGCAGGATTAATGGACGTTTTCGGTATCGAAGGTACAGTCAATACATCTGGTGACACAGTCCAGAAACTGGATATATATACAAATGAACTCATGATTGAATATCTGAGAAACTCGGGTTTATGCGCTGGTGTCGCGTCAGAGGAATTGGATGAGTACATTTCTTTTCCTGCTGTAAAGAGTAGTCCCCATAAATATATAGTAGTGATGGATCCATTAGATGGATCATCCAATATTGATGTCAACATTTCTGTGGGAACTATTTTTGGAATTTATGAACGCATAAGTCCTGTTGGATCTCCTGCAGTGTGGGGAGATTTTCTTCAAAAGGGAACTCATCTAATTGCAGCAGGTTATGTTTTGTATGGTACTTCAACAATGTTCGTTTTTACTACTGGAATGGGTGTTAATGGTTTTACTTATGACAGAGGTATTGGTGAATTTTGCTTGTCACATCCTCAGATGGCAATGCCTGAAGATGGACCTTATTACAGTGTAAATCAGTCTTATTATTCTGATTTTACAAATGAAATCAAAAATTTTATTTCATACTGTGTGGATCAAAAGAAAATGTTGAGATACATAGGTTCGATGGTAGCTGATATTCATCGCACGATTTGTCTTGGCGGCGTGTTTATGTATCCTTCAACATCAAAGAATATAAGTGGTAAGTTGCGGATGTTGTATGAATGCAATCCTCTTAGTTTTATTGTAGAACAAGCAGGAGGAGTGAGTATTAATGAACAAAATGAACGGATTCTTGACATCGAAATCTCCGAATTGCATCAGCGCTCTCCCATAATTATCGGTTCTAAGAAACTGGTCGATAAAGCAGCTTCATTCCGATAA
- a CDS encoding DUF3276 family protein: protein MDKQRNIESVFTKKVKAGRRRNYFFDVRQTKGEDYYISITESTKKFGQEGVEKHKVFIYKEDFLRFAAGLQEAIDEVRFKLLPDFDYEAFARRDEEWENEQAHKNQESPEEKNMEW from the coding sequence GTGGACAAACAACGAAATATCGAAAGCGTTTTTACAAAAAAGGTAAAAGCCGGAAGGCGGAGAAATTACTTTTTTGATGTTCGCCAGACCAAGGGAGAAGATTATTATATCTCCATTACTGAAAGCACGAAGAAGTTTGGGCAGGAGGGAGTTGAAAAACACAAAGTATTCATCTATAAAGAAGATTTCCTACGATTTGCTGCCGGACTTCAGGAAGCCATAGACGAGGTTCGGTTCAAATTACTACCTGATTTTGATTATGAGGCATTTGCCAGAAGAGATGAAGAGTGGGAAAATGAGCAGGCGCATAAAAACCAAGAATCTCCGGAAGAAAAGAATATGGAATGGTAA
- the rffA gene encoding dTDP-4-amino-4,6-dideoxygalactose transaminase codes for MEQSIKLNIPFNKRYHAHNELVYLTEVIKSGHFSSGGVFSKACDNFFLHYFHDSFPYFTNSCTDALEMAAILIDIKEGDEVILPSYTFVSTANAFLLRGAKLIFADSCSDHPNIDIESVQNLISPKTKAIVVVHYAGVPIDFKGLKTICLERNIFLIEDAAQALGSSRDECVAGKIGDIACFSFHDTKVISCGEGGLLVLNRPDLKFKADLIYEKGTNRREFQSGGADKYSWKSVGSSFAASELQAAVLLAQCDELHDILSKRRELISFYHQELNSRNWNQIKLKWSLPEKTRDNGTIFFVVLENLESRNSLLKHFIQNGVQATFHYLCLHQSPFFKENYIGKALKNADYFEKGLVRLPLYTDLNTDDQKLIIELLKEWDNNQPSQI; via the coding sequence ATGGAGCAAAGCATCAAGCTTAATATTCCATTTAATAAAAGATACCATGCCCACAATGAGCTTGTATATCTAACTGAGGTGATAAAGTCAGGTCATTTCTCATCAGGCGGCGTTTTTAGTAAGGCATGCGATAATTTCTTTTTACATTACTTTCATGACTCTTTTCCATATTTCACAAATAGCTGTACAGATGCTTTGGAAATGGCGGCAATACTCATTGATATTAAGGAAGGTGATGAAGTGATATTGCCTAGTTATACTTTTGTATCTACGGCAAATGCTTTTTTACTCAGAGGGGCAAAATTGATTTTTGCGGATAGTTGTTCAGACCATCCAAATATTGATATTGAGTCTGTACAGAATTTAATCAGTCCCAAAACAAAAGCCATTGTGGTTGTCCACTACGCCGGTGTTCCAATCGACTTTAAAGGATTGAAAACCATATGCCTGGAGCGAAATATTTTTTTAATTGAAGATGCAGCTCAAGCCTTAGGGTCTAGTAGAGATGAGTGTGTTGCAGGAAAAATTGGAGACATTGCATGTTTTTCATTTCATGATACAAAAGTTATCAGCTGTGGTGAGGGAGGATTGTTGGTGCTCAATAGACCTGACCTTAAATTCAAAGCAGACCTGATTTATGAAAAGGGGACTAATCGTAGGGAATTTCAGTCAGGAGGAGCTGATAAATATAGTTGGAAAAGTGTCGGTTCATCGTTTGCAGCATCTGAACTTCAGGCAGCAGTACTATTGGCTCAATGTGATGAACTCCATGATATCTTGAGCAAAAGGAGGGAACTGATTTCTTTTTACCACCAAGAACTCAATAGCAGAAATTGGAATCAAATCAAACTCAAATGGAGCTTGCCCGAAAAAACAAGGGATAATGGTACGATTTTCTTTGTAGTACTTGAAAACTTAGAATCGAGAAATTCACTCTTAAAACATTTTATTCAAAATGGTGTTCAGGCAACTTTTCATTATCTGTGTTTGCATCAAAGCCCCTTCTTTAAAGAAAATTATATAGGTAAGGCCTTAAAAAATGCTGATTATTTTGAAAAAGGATTGGTGAGATTGCCTCTTTATACAGATCTAAACACCGATGATCAAAAGCTAATAATTGAATTATTAAAAGAATGGGACAATAATCAACCTAGCCAAATTTGA
- a CDS encoding polysaccharide biosynthesis C-terminal domain-containing protein, with product MVSFIKWNIKLDALLHDAKVSQKFSKNTSLLLPYNLVFLDLCIIVDLFRKQSLSCTIINYIGVAIGMFSTLFIYPRDLALYGIYGFLTNTASILTPIVSLGFGVVLLKYFPYFKAVSSSKSRLVSFVICGYTVGIVFFIAAFYLLYPSIITYQMSLNQSIVPFLIFIPAFTVLYVIYDVVQVYSLAHFKMIFPTFLANLIKIILPVLFFCVIKGWINSNQFIQALCIHYICIIMALGLSLWYSGDMIEGLDSSFLKLPDMKEMIRFAMYSILGGTSAVIALRIDSMMVTSYLGTEANGTFALAAFISNAAYIPASAISDILNPRIAHILKEDDRDQLKKTYKISMINMLIPTLFLAGCVILGFESLSKIMPQSEKVLLAFSSLVFLLFARIVDASTGVNNHILSYSKYYKIEMVLMLFMAMINVGLNTLLIPKYGMMGAAIATFVSVAGFNICKTTIVLIKLGSQPFDMKWVELISIATLSFLAALSLPKIESPLYQIIFSSVSFAIIYITLILWRKISPQLNNFLFRDLEKFTHFNSKS from the coding sequence ATGGTATCTTTTATTAAATGGAATATTAAGCTTGATGCTTTGCTCCATGACGCAAAGGTAAGTCAAAAATTTTCTAAAAACACTTCATTGCTTTTGCCATACAATTTGGTTTTTCTTGATCTTTGCATTATCGTGGATCTGTTCCGAAAGCAAAGTTTGAGTTGTACCATCATCAATTACATCGGTGTGGCAATAGGTATGTTCAGTACATTATTTATTTATCCACGCGATTTAGCCCTATATGGTATTTATGGATTTCTCACCAATACTGCTTCAATTCTCACACCCATTGTTAGCCTGGGATTTGGGGTGGTACTATTAAAATACTTTCCTTACTTTAAAGCGGTGAGCAGTTCAAAATCTCGATTAGTGAGCTTTGTCATATGCGGTTATACTGTAGGTATTGTGTTCTTTATTGCAGCTTTCTACCTTCTCTATCCCTCAATCATCACCTATCAGATGTCCTTAAATCAGTCTATAGTCCCATTTCTGATCTTTATACCGGCCTTTACTGTATTATATGTAATATATGATGTAGTTCAGGTGTATAGCTTAGCTCATTTCAAAATGATATTTCCTACCTTTTTGGCAAATCTCATTAAAATAATACTACCTGTATTATTCTTTTGTGTTATTAAAGGTTGGATCAACTCAAATCAATTTATTCAAGCTTTGTGTATACATTATATATGCATCATAATGGCACTAGGCCTTTCACTTTGGTATTCAGGAGATATGATCGAAGGACTGGATTCAAGCTTCCTAAAATTACCTGATATGAAAGAGATGATTCGTTTTGCAATGTATAGTATTTTAGGTGGTACGAGTGCAGTCATCGCATTACGCATAGATTCAATGATGGTGACTTCATATCTCGGGACAGAGGCAAATGGTACATTTGCTTTAGCGGCTTTCATCAGCAATGCTGCCTATATTCCTGCATCAGCCATATCTGACATTCTCAATCCGCGCATTGCCCACATTTTAAAAGAAGATGACCGCGATCAACTCAAAAAAACCTATAAGATCTCCATGATAAATATGCTGATCCCCACTCTTTTTCTAGCAGGTTGTGTCATTTTGGGTTTTGAATCTTTGAGTAAAATAATGCCACAATCAGAGAAAGTATTACTGGCATTTTCATCTCTGGTTTTTCTTCTTTTTGCCAGGATAGTAGATGCTTCAACTGGAGTAAATAACCATATTCTTTCTTATTCAAAATATTACAAAATCGAAATGGTTTTGATGCTCTTCATGGCGATGATCAACGTTGGCTTGAACACCTTGCTTATTCCAAAATATGGGATGATGGGTGCTGCTATAGCGACTTTTGTTTCGGTCGCAGGATTCAATATTTGTAAAACAACCATTGTGTTAATCAAATTGGGAAGTCAACCTTTTGATATGAAGTGGGTAGAATTAATTTCCATCGCTACCCTATCATTTTTGGCCGCATTAAGTTTACCAAAGATAGAATCTCCTCTCTATCAAATCATTTTTAGTAGTGTAAGCTTTGCAATCATTTATATTACGTTGATCCTATGGAGGAAGATTTCTCCTCAATTGAATAACTTCCTATTTAGAGATTTAGAAAAATTTACGCATTTTAACTCAAAATCGTAA